Part of the Paenibacillus sp. JNUCC32 genome is shown below.
AGGCATTGGCATAAGGATCGATATGAATATATTGAAAATGGCGTTTGATCAATCCGCTTAAAATCCGCTGAAGCTGCGGATCGTTCTTGGCAAACGGAATGTAATGGATCACTTGCTCTACCGAATCGCGCAGCCACATGGCCGGAATATCGCCGGTGATCACAAACGTCGTGCCATCCTCCATCAATTTGGTGGTCGTTTCCAGCGTGTTCGGGAACGTGTTCTTGAACAGCTGAAGCAGCTTGGGACGGTGCGCCAGCTTTTCTTCGGCCTCTTGCAAAACCGCCTGAATGGATTGCGGCAGCTCTAGCTCCGGCATTGGTATTTTGGGGAGTCTGAATTGTTCCATGATTTGTTCTGGCTCCTTTGACTAAGTATGTTGTGTGGTCAATTTGATGGTTTTGATCTCGTACGGCAGGAATTGAAGGGTTAACCTTCCTTCCGCGATATCCAGTTGTTCGAGTTCTTCTTCCAAGGCGTTGGATAGATGGACCCTTTCGCAAGGATAAGGCCAGCTCACAGTTGCCGCATCCCGGCCGCCCGCGGACTCATACATCCGAAGGACGTACCCCGTGCCGTCTTCTGCCGGCTTTACGGTATCCAAGATAACGTGATCGCTCTCGAACGGAATAAACGAATGCACGGCAGGCTGCGAACCCTTCTTCGAACCTGTTCTCACCCATGGCAGATCATGATTAAGCTCGGCTGCTTTGCGGACGATTCCGGCGCTTCTCCAGTCTCCGTTATGCGGATAGAGGGAATACGTGAACTCATGCTCTCCCAAATCCGCCGTGACATCCGGCCATTTCGGCGCGCGCAGCAGCGACAGCCGGATCGTGCTGTCCTGAACGTCATATCCGTATTTGCAGTCGTTGATCAGGCTGACGCCGTATCCATGCTCCGACACATCCGCGAAGCGGTGTCCGCAGACTTCATACTGCGCCTGCTCCCAGCTCGTATTGCGATGGGTCGGTCTCTCAATGGTTCCGAACGGAATCTCGTAGGTGGCCTTCTCGGCAACGACGCCGATCGGGAAACCGACTTTCAACAATTTATGCGATTCGTTCCAGCTGACAAACGTCTTGAAGTCGATCCGTCGGTCATGATGATAAAAAATCATATCCTGCGTGATCTCCGACTGATGAATGCGCCAGCGGAAACGCAGCACATCCTGGACTTCGCCCGCAGACACCAGCTTCTTCTCGATCAGCTCGGCATCGCCGGCGGGTTGCTCCTCGTAGCGGGTATCGATATCCCACGCATCCCACAGCGTCGGACGGTCATGGAAGAAGTGGAAACGATTCGCGGCTTCGCCCGGCTTGATTACTTCCCGATGTGCTTCTTTATCCCACAGGCTCGTGATTTCGCCGCGCTCGTTAAAGCTGACCTTATAGAAATCCGTTTCCCAAGAATCTGCGAACACTGTAGTAGACTTCTCCGCTGCCTTTCCGTTTCCTGCCGAAGGCTTCATCCAGATGGTCGTGTATCCCAAAGCCGGGATGCCTTGAACATGAACGTTCAAGCGCTGCGAGGTTTCGCCGTTCTCTCCGGATAAGGCATCGAATGGCAGCGGCGCGCCATCCGAATCGTACGGTGTAAGACCATGCTCTGCTTCTAGCGAGATGACGGCGTCCCTTCTCCATCCAAGTCCGTTGAAGATAACATACGGAACGCCTTCCCCTTCTGTATCGGCCTGGTCCGCCAATACCTGAAGCCCGAGATCCAGGCTACGATTTCCTTTTTGGAATACCTTTGCGTATTCCTTCTCGGAGGTCACGTAAGATTCCGTTATCGCAGAACCCGGAATAATATCGTGGAATTGATTCAGCAAAATCAGCTTCCAGCCGTCATGCAGCTCGCTGACGATGCCCTGCTTCTTCTCGTTGTCCATCGACGGGAAAGCCACCGAGTTCCATAGCTCCGCCTCGCGGAACAGGATTTCCGCCTTCCGGTTATGGCGCTTGTTTCGTGCATGCGTCGTATAGGTGCCGCGATGAAGCTCCAGGTATAAATCCCCGCGCCATTTCGGCAGCTTCGGCTGAGCTGCGTCGATCCCGTCAAAAAACTCGGCAGCCGTGCTGTACTTGCTGGCAGGCTGACCGACCATCAGCTCGGCCCGGTTGATGTATTCCAGCATCTCGCGAGTTACGCCTCCGCCGCCGTCGCCGTGTCCATACAGCAGCATCTGCTCCGGATGAACGGCCTTTTGACGGTACGACTGCCAATGCTCGTGAACGTCCTTCGGCAGCGTGTTCTCGTTCACGCCATGGTTCAGATAGGAGAGCATCGGCGTTCCATCGATCCCGACCCAATGGAATAGATCGTATGGGAACACATTCGTATCGTTCCAGCCAAGCTTGGTTGTCATGAAATAACGAATGCCGCCATGCTTCAAGATTTGAGGCAGGGATGCACAGTATCCGAACGTATCCGGCAGCCATTCGATTTGCGATGTCAGGCCGAACTCTTCTTGATAGAAGCGCTGCCCGTACAGCATTTGACGCATGAGGGATTCCCCGCTCGGGATGTTCAAGTCCGGTTCGACCCACATCCCGCCGACCAGCTCCCAGCGACCTTCCTTGATTCTGGCCTTCACTCTCTCGTACAGCTCGGGATCGTGATCCTTCAGGAATTGGTACAGCAGCGGCTGACTCTGCGCGTACTTGAATTCGGGATATTCGTTCATCAGCGCATCCATCGTGGAGAAGGTGCGGCTTGTTTTTCGTACGGTTTCCCGAACGGGCCACAGCCAGGCGATGTCGATATGGGACTGGCCCACCATATGCTCGGTGCCTTCGGCATGGCCGCCTATGGCTGCGACCGACTGTTTCAGATCATGCTCAATCGCGGTTACCTCGGCACCATTCCGAATGGCAGCGTCATTCAAGCCTACGAAGCGATCCATGGCCTGATACAGCGCCTCCATGATGCGGATGCGCCGCATATCCGTATCCGGCAGCAGGATAAGCGAATCCCGGATCACGGTAGCGGTGTACATCAGGCTCTGGACAGGCACGTTTACGAGGACAAGCAAACTTTGTACGCGGGTAATCGGTGGCTGAATGACAGCCTGCTGATTCAGCGGGTCGACCGGCTCCGGAATCGGATCGAACAATTCGATCTCCAACTCCATGTTCATTCCGATCCGCTTCGGATCCAGCGTAACGAAAGTATGATTCCGGTCCAATCCCTGATAAGACGCGCCATTAATGCGCAGCAGCCCCTCGCCCCCGGATTGAAACACGAGCCCAATCGCTCCATCTGCCCATTGAGGAGGTAACTCAAGATTCCTCCGAAAGAAATAGGTTGTCCCCTGCGTGCTCGGAAACCTGTTGAAGTTCTGCCCCTCCGGATAAGGGGCCGTCTCTTCGTACACGCCCGGAACCATGTAAGCGGACCGGGTAATGTCCCAATCTCGAAGCTCCGTCGATTCGAGCCACTGCCGCTCCGACAGTTCGCGTATAAAGCGTCGAATACGTTCCATTGATTAATCCTCCTGTACGGTCAGATCTGCACTAAGCGTATCGTTCACATGCCTGCCTAGCATAACACGGAACAGCCCGGGTTCAACCACCTGCCGGTAATCTTGACCGATATATTGAAGCTGTTCCGGACCGATCGTGAATTCCACCTTGCGCCGCTCTCCGGGCTGCAGGGAAATTTTCTGGAAGCCCTTCAGTTCACGGGCGGGTCTCGTATATTTGCTGGCGGCATCGCTTACGTATAATTGTACAACCTCGGACCCTTCACAGTCACCGCTATTTGTAACGTTCACGGAAACAACCGCCGTACCGTCCGTTCCGATCACTTCCGGAGTCATTTGAATATCCGAATAACTGAATTCGGTATAGCTAAGCCCGTATCCGAACGGATAACGCGGCTGGGAATCCTCTTCAAGGTAACGCTTACCGCGTGACCGCTTGCCGTTATAGTAAACCGGCAGCTGCCCGACATGCTTCGGTATCGACATGGTCAGCTTGCCGGAAGGATTCACGTCCCCGAACAAAATGTCCGCTACCGCATGTCCGCCTTCCTGTCCAGGATACCATGCTTCCAGAATCGCATCGGCATGCTCGTCGATCCACGGCTCCGCGATCGGACGGCCGTTGATGTACACCACGATCATCCGCTTGCCAAGCTTATGGATCTCCTGCGCCAATTCCAATTGAACGCCGGATAGCTGCAGCGTCATCCGGTCAATGCCTTCGCCGCAATCCATGTCGCTTAAAGCATCGTCCGTGACCTTCGAGGCCCCTGTGCGCAAATCAATCGTGCCTTCGCCAAAATCGCGGGCGCTGGAACCGCCAAGCACCATAACCACGGTATCGGCCTGTTCCGCACAAGTCAATGCGAATTCAAAGCCCTCCCTGGAGTCGTCCTTAATGCGGCATCCCGGAGCGTACAATACGCGCTGCGCATCTTCTCCCAGTTTCGCGCGGATTCCGCCAAGCACGGTGGTCACGGCTGCCGGCGGCTGAGGAGAGGTGTAGTCTCCAAGCTGATTGTATCCCTGATCGGCATTAGGTCCAATGACGGCAATCACGCCGCCTTCCTTGGATAACGGCAGAGCCTTTGCTTCGTTCTTAAGGAGAACGATGCCTTCTGCCGCAAGCTGCCTGGCAAGTCCGACATGCTGCTCGCTGCCGATCACGTTCTCGGCTGTCTGGGGATCCACGTAAGGATTCTCGAACAATCCGAGCTTGAATTTTAACGTCAATACTCGGCGTACGGCCTCGTCCAATACGGAGACCTCCAGCTTGTTCGACTCGACAGCCTTCTGAAGATGCTTGCCGAACATCTCGCCAGACATCTCCATATCGATGCCGGCGCGGATGGCCTGCACAGCGGCATCCATTCCGTCTTCGGCGGTATCATGGCCGCTGGCCAGCATATCGATGGCGCCGCAGTCGGTGATTACCATGCCGTCAAAACCCCACTCCTTGCGGAGAATGCCGTCAAGCAGCTCCGTATTGACGGTGCATGGCACGCCGTCAATCTCGTTATAGGCGGGCATAATGGAGGCCGCTCCCGCTTCCACGGCCTTCTTGAACGGCAGCATGTCCACTTCCATCAGCTCACGCGTGCCCATGTGCACGGGTCCGGCATTTCTCCCGCCTTCCGAGCTGCCATAGCCAACGAAATGCTTCAAGGTCGCCGCAACGCTGCTCGGGCTGTCCAGGGACTCGCCCTGAAGGCCTTCCACCGATGCGACCGCATATTCGCTGATCAGGTACGGGTCTTCACCGAAGCATTCCTCGGTACGTCCCCATCTTGGATCGCGCACGACGTCGAGCACCGGCGAATAGGTGACCGCGCCGCCCTGGCTGCGTGTTTCCAACGCGACGGCCCGGCACATGTCGCGGTATAAATCCGCGTTCCACGTGCTCCCGATGGACAACGGCACCGGAAAGACCGTGCCGCCGATGGCCATGTGACCATGCGAGCATTCTTCCCCGATCAGGATCGGAATGCCAAGTCGAGACTGCTCAACGGCGTACCGCTGGATGTGATTGACGGCTTCCGCTCCTTCACGCGGAGAAAGACCGGTCTCAAGTGTTACACCGGTCCATGGATCGGCGCGAAGGGTCCCGTAAAGGGATCCGACGCCGCCATTTTTAACTTGCTCTTTAAATGAATCCGTTAATGTAATCTGACCTTCATTCACCTCATAGGTCTTCCAGCCGAACGGCTGGATCAACTGCCCCACCTTTTCCTCCAGGTTCATCAGGCCAAGCAGATGTTCCACTCTTTCCGCAATGGGTTTACGGGGATCTTTATAAGTCATCTTATACCCTCCGGTACTTGAAGAATTTATTCTTTAACCGCGCCGATGGTCAGACCTTGAATGAAGTAGCGCTGGAAGAACGGATATGCCAGAATAATCGGTCCGGTTGCCAGAACGACCATCGCCATCCGCGAAGTATCCTGCGGCATGCTCTGAAGAGCGGCCATGCTAAGGGATGAGTTCTGCGAGTTCTGCAGGATGAACTGCATGCTGGTTTCGATCCGCATGAGCATGGATTGCAGCGGAACCAGGTTCGGATCGTCAATGTAGAGCAATGCGTTGAACCAATCGTTCCAATACCCAAGCGTGCTGAACAAACCGATGGTAGCCAGACCCGGCAGGGATAGCGGCAATACCAGCTTGTAGAAAATCTTAAACTCGCTCGCACCGTCGATTTTACCGGACTCGATGATGGCGTCCGGCACGCTGGTGCTGTAGAACGTACGCAGAATCATGATATAGAAGGCATTGAGCGCCAAAGGCAGAATCAAAGCCCAGATGGAATCTTTCAGGCCCAGCAATTGCGTTGCTACGATATAAGTCGGCACCAGACCCCCGTTGAACAGCATCGTGAAAAATGCGAAGAACGAGAAGAAGTTCCGGTATCTGAACCCTTTGCGGGAGATGGCATAAGCATAAAGCGAAATGATAAACAGACTGAGCAGCGTACCTACGACCGTGACAAAGATCGTTACGCCGTAAGAACGAAGAAGCGTGTCGCCTGTCTGGAATACGTACTTGTAAGCTTCAAGACTCCATTTCTCCGGCCAGATTTGGTATCCGTTACGGGCCAGTGAGCCTTCGTCTGTAAATGAGATGATCATAACGAACAGGAACGGAAATACACACAGGAACGAGAAAATACCGGCAATCAGGTTGAATACGACATTCCACCCGGATGAAAGCTGATGGAAATCTTTCATCTTGCTTTTCGATTTGAACACATCACATACCCCCTTCTTGATGATTGATCGATTAGAACAATGCGTTATCCTTGTCGTATTTACGAACGATATAGTTGGATACCATAACCAGGATAAATCCGACAACCGACTGGTACAGACCCGCAGCAGTACTCATGCCGATCTCGCCCGTTGTTTTCAGACCGCGATATACATAGGTATCAATGACGTTCGTTACGGAATACAAGGTTCCCGAATCCCTTGGCACTTGATAGAAGAGACCAAAGTCAGCGTAGAAGATTTTACCGATCGCAAGAAGAGTCAAAATGGTCATCAGCGGTTTCAGCATCGGAAGCGTGATGGCTTTAATCTGCTGCCATTTGTTCGCTCCGTCAATCATCGCCGCCTCGTACAAGGATTTGTCGATCCCCATGATCGCCGCCAGGTAGACGACGCTGTTATAACCTACGGATTTCCACAAACTGATCAACGTCAGGAATATCGGCCAATACTTGGCTTCGGAATACCACTGAACCGGCTCCATGCCGAACCAGCCCAGAATCTGATTCAGCATCCCTTTGTCCATACTCAGGAAACTGAATGCGAAGTAACCTACGATAACCCAGGACAGGAAGTACGGCAGAAACATGCCGGTTTGATAGACTTTCGCCAATTTCTTGTTCACGATTTCAGACAATACGATAGCCAGCGCTACGGATAGAATGAGACCTAATATGATGAACACGAAATTATAAAGAACGGTGTTGCGCGTAATGATGTAAGCATCGTTGGTACTGAACAGGAATTTAAAGTTTTGGAATCCTACCCATTCACTATTAACGATACTTGCCCAGAACCCGTCTCGGCTAAAGCGGTATTCCTTAAATGCAATAATGGTCCCGAACATGGGCAAATATGAGAATAAGAGAAACCACAGGGTCCCCGGCAAAACCATGAACAGCATGGCCTTATTCGTCATAATATTTTTGAAAAACTGTCCGATCGCTCTCACGCTTACCCCTCCTCGTGATGTGCATGAAATGAACAAAAGAAGGGCGGTGAACATCCGCCGCCCCGTCCTTGTTCATGCTGCAGCGGCATCTGCTGCCCCTTAAGGCAGGCAGGCCGCTTCATGCATTGTTATTACTTGCTTGCTTTCCAAGCATCAATTTGGCTTTGTGCTTCAGCGATGATCTTATCCAGACCAGCAGCTTTCAGCTTTTCATTCGCTTTTGGCAGGAACTCTTCAGGATTGACGGTACCTGTCATCAGCGGCGCCCAGAACTCTTCTTTTACGTTGTTGACAGCAGCGAGTTCTGTGGATACTTTGGTTGGATCGAAGTTGAAACCGAGAAGCGGAGCAGGCTGGCCGGACTCGTTAAACTTCTTGAACTCTTCCCATTTGTTCTCAGGATCTTCAGGATTCAAGTAAGTCAGCATGACATTGCCAAGCGCAAAAGTAGGCATGTCGTAGTTTTTCGATTCTGGCAAGTTTTCCATTACGTTCTCGCTAAGCTTCTTGTAGTGCACGCCTTCGATACCGGAGTCAACCAAGTTACGAAGATATACGTCGGTGTTCAGCAGGTTCAGGAACTCCATTGCTTTCTCAGGGTATTTCGAGTTTGCGGAAATCGCTTGCATCGAACCCATAACCGACCAGTTAAAGATGTTTGCATCGCCGGCAGGAGTAGATACGACAGGATAGCCGTAGCTTTGGCTCCACAGGTTGTCCGCGAATGGCTGTGTAGCCGCACGGTCCGTGAACCAGTTGCCGGATGTCATCAGATCTTGCGTCGAAGTTGTTGTTGCAGCTTCTGGGGAGATGTATCCCGCTTTGTAGTACTTGTTCATCAACTTAAGCATGTCCATCGTTTCCGGCATTTCGAGGAAGTTCACGACTTTCAGTTCTTCCTTGTCGTCCAGGTATACGGCCATTGGCATTTTTTCGATGATGTAGTCAAATGGAAGCAATGGTCCGAAGTCTTTGCTGATGGCCAAAGGAACGACGTTCGGTTCGTTTTCCTTGATCGTTTTAAGCAGCGGCTCCAAGCTTTCCATCGATTTTACGTTCGAAATATCGAGATTGTATTTATCGAGCAATGTTTTGTTAAAGCGCCATGCTTCTTGAGCAGGAAGTTCTTTGTTGGCCGGAATCGCATAGTTGTGTCCGTCAACCTTGGAACCTTCCAGGAACGCCGGATCGATTGCTTCTTTAATGCCTTTTCCATGGCTTTCGATCAGCTCGTCCAATTCCATGAATGCGCCTTTACGTGCGTTCTGCACATAATCGAACGCCCATGAGCTCGTGAACAGGATATCCATCGGTTCGCCGGAAGCTGCCATAACCTGCATCTTCTGGTTGTAATCCCCGAAGTCGATCATTTTCATGTCAACGGTTACACCAATCTTCTCAGCAGTGTATTTATTGATTTCTGCCTCAACCTTGTCAACATCCTTTTGAGGTGTTCCGATGGTGTACCAGATCAGCTCAACCGGTTTCTCGGCAGTTCCCCCGCCGTTTCCTGCACTCTCTTCTTTATTGCCTCCGCATGCAGACAACAGCATGGACGCGGACAATAAAAGCGTTAGCG
Proteins encoded:
- a CDS encoding alpha-mannosidase; this encodes MERIRRFIRELSERQWLESTELRDWDITRSAYMVPGVYEETAPYPEGQNFNRFPSTQGTTYFFRRNLELPPQWADGAIGLVFQSGGEGLLRINGASYQGLDRNHTFVTLDPKRIGMNMELEIELFDPIPEPVDPLNQQAVIQPPITRVQSLLVLVNVPVQSLMYTATVIRDSLILLPDTDMRRIRIMEALYQAMDRFVGLNDAAIRNGAEVTAIEHDLKQSVAAIGGHAEGTEHMVGQSHIDIAWLWPVRETVRKTSRTFSTMDALMNEYPEFKYAQSQPLLYQFLKDHDPELYERVKARIKEGRWELVGGMWVEPDLNIPSGESLMRQMLYGQRFYQEEFGLTSQIEWLPDTFGYCASLPQILKHGGIRYFMTTKLGWNDTNVFPYDLFHWVGIDGTPMLSYLNHGVNENTLPKDVHEHWQSYRQKAVHPEQMLLYGHGDGGGGVTREMLEYINRAELMVGQPASKYSTAAEFFDGIDAAQPKLPKWRGDLYLELHRGTYTTHARNKRHNRKAEILFREAELWNSVAFPSMDNEKKQGIVSELHDGWKLILLNQFHDIIPGSAITESYVTSEKEYAKVFQKGNRSLDLGLQVLADQADTEGEGVPYVIFNGLGWRRDAVISLEAEHGLTPYDSDGAPLPFDALSGENGETSQRLNVHVQGIPALGYTTIWMKPSAGNGKAAEKSTTVFADSWETDFYKVSFNERGEITSLWDKEAHREVIKPGEAANRFHFFHDRPTLWDAWDIDTRYEEQPAGDAELIEKKLVSAGEVQDVLRFRWRIHQSEITQDMIFYHHDRRIDFKTFVSWNESHKLLKVGFPIGVVAEKATYEIPFGTIERPTHRNTSWEQAQYEVCGHRFADVSEHGYGVSLINDCKYGYDVQDSTIRLSLLRAPKWPDVTADLGEHEFTYSLYPHNGDWRSAGIVRKAAELNHDLPWVRTGSKKGSQPAVHSFIPFESDHVILDTVKPAEDGTGYVLRMYESAGGRDAATVSWPYPCERVHLSNALEEELEQLDIAEGRLTLQFLPYEIKTIKLTTQHT
- a CDS encoding glycoside hydrolase family 3 N-terminal domain-containing protein, producing the protein MTYKDPRKPIAERVEHLLGLMNLEEKVGQLIQPFGWKTYEVNEGQITLTDSFKEQVKNGGVGSLYGTLRADPWTGVTLETGLSPREGAEAVNHIQRYAVEQSRLGIPILIGEECSHGHMAIGGTVFPVPLSIGSTWNADLYRDMCRAVALETRSQGGAVTYSPVLDVVRDPRWGRTEECFGEDPYLISEYAVASVEGLQGESLDSPSSVAATLKHFVGYGSSEGGRNAGPVHMGTRELMEVDMLPFKKAVEAGAASIMPAYNEIDGVPCTVNTELLDGILRKEWGFDGMVITDCGAIDMLASGHDTAEDGMDAAVQAIRAGIDMEMSGEMFGKHLQKAVESNKLEVSVLDEAVRRVLTLKFKLGLFENPYVDPQTAENVIGSEQHVGLARQLAAEGIVLLKNEAKALPLSKEGGVIAVIGPNADQGYNQLGDYTSPQPPAAVTTVLGGIRAKLGEDAQRVLYAPGCRIKDDSREGFEFALTCAEQADTVVMVLGGSSARDFGEGTIDLRTGASKVTDDALSDMDCGEGIDRMTLQLSGVQLELAQEIHKLGKRMIVVYINGRPIAEPWIDEHADAILEAWYPGQEGGHAVADILFGDVNPSGKLTMSIPKHVGQLPVYYNGKRSRGKRYLEEDSQPRYPFGYGLSYTEFSYSDIQMTPEVIGTDGTAVVSVNVTNSGDCEGSEVVQLYVSDAASKYTRPARELKGFQKISLQPGERRKVEFTIGPEQLQYIGQDYRQVVEPGLFRVMLGRHVNDTLSADLTVQED
- a CDS encoding carbohydrate ABC transporter permease gives rise to the protein MKDFHQLSSGWNVVFNLIAGIFSFLCVFPFLFVMIISFTDEGSLARNGYQIWPEKWSLEAYKYVFQTGDTLLRSYGVTIFVTVVGTLLSLFIISLYAYAISRKGFRYRNFFSFFAFFTMLFNGGLVPTYIVATQLLGLKDSIWALILPLALNAFYIMILRTFYSTSVPDAIIESGKIDGASEFKIFYKLVLPLSLPGLATIGLFSTLGYWNDWFNALLYIDDPNLVPLQSMLMRIETSMQFILQNSQNSSLSMAALQSMPQDTSRMAMVVLATGPIILAYPFFQRYFIQGLTIGAVKE
- a CDS encoding ABC transporter permease produces the protein MGQFFKNIMTNKAMLFMVLPGTLWFLLFSYLPMFGTIIAFKEYRFSRDGFWASIVNSEWVGFQNFKFLFSTNDAYIITRNTVLYNFVFIILGLILSVALAIVLSEIVNKKLAKVYQTGMFLPYFLSWVIVGYFAFSFLSMDKGMLNQILGWFGMEPVQWYSEAKYWPIFLTLISLWKSVGYNSVVYLAAIMGIDKSLYEAAMIDGANKWQQIKAITLPMLKPLMTILTLLAIGKIFYADFGLFYQVPRDSGTLYSVTNVIDTYVYRGLKTTGEIGMSTAAGLYQSVVGFILVMVSNYIVRKYDKDNALF
- a CDS encoding ABC transporter substrate-binding protein gives rise to the protein MSKSKKKWLLPLTLLLSASMLLSACGGNKEESAGNGGGTAEKPVELIWYTIGTPQKDVDKVEAEINKYTAEKIGVTVDMKMIDFGDYNQKMQVMAASGEPMDILFTSSWAFDYVQNARKGAFMELDELIESHGKGIKEAIDPAFLEGSKVDGHNYAIPANKELPAQEAWRFNKTLLDKYNLDISNVKSMESLEPLLKTIKENEPNVVPLAISKDFGPLLPFDYIIEKMPMAVYLDDKEELKVVNFLEMPETMDMLKLMNKYYKAGYISPEAATTTSTQDLMTSGNWFTDRAATQPFADNLWSQSYGYPVVSTPAGDANIFNWSVMGSMQAISANSKYPEKAMEFLNLLNTDVYLRNLVDSGIEGVHYKKLSENVMENLPESKNYDMPTFALGNVMLTYLNPEDPENKWEEFKKFNESGQPAPLLGFNFDPTKVSTELAAVNNVKEEFWAPLMTGTVNPEEFLPKANEKLKAAGLDKIIAEAQSQIDAWKASK